A genomic segment from Bacillaceae bacterium S4-13-56 encodes:
- a CDS encoding DUF192 domain-containing protein, with translation MLLYGEDRSIVVKKVRTAYDFIHRLKGLMLDRDLPEDEALHIRPCRSVHTCFMRFPIDVVYVDDNLRIIAIEEHMGPFRFGRSRSDATSVFEFQAGIVQKKELAVGQTLQFQK, from the coding sequence ATGCTTCTCTATGGGGAAGATCGTTCAATAGTTGTAAAGAAAGTTCGCACTGCATATGATTTTATTCATCGTTTAAAAGGCCTAATGCTTGATCGAGATCTCCCAGAAGATGAGGCTCTACATATTCGACCTTGCCGATCGGTTCATACCTGTTTCATGCGTTTTCCAATCGATGTGGTTTATGTGGATGACAACCTACGAATTATCGCGATCGAGGAACACATGGGACCTTTTAGGTTTGGGCGCTCACGGTCTGACGCAACTTCGGTCTTTGAATTCCAAGCTGGTATCGTTCAAAAAAAAGAACTTGCTGTTGGACAAACGTTACAATTCCAAAAATGA
- a CDS encoding Flp family type IVb pilin, giving the protein MEMLKRLFVEEEGQGMTEYGIVLGVIAVAVVGILVALRGQIVTLFQNAQDAISTAVSGDSSTTTTP; this is encoded by the coding sequence ATGGAAATGTTGAAAAGATTGTTTGTTGAAGAAGAAGGTCAAGGAATGACTGAGTACGGTATCGTGTTGGGTGTTATTGCTGTTGCGGTTGTAGGGATTTTGGTTGCCCTTAGAGGACAGATTGTTACATTATTCCAAAACGCGCAAGACGCAATTTCAACAGCTGTATCAGGAGATAGTTCAACAACAACTACTCCGTGA